GacgtgaggtcgctcagtcatgtttgactctttacgaccccatggactgtagcccgccaggctcctctgtccatggaattctccaggcaagaatactggagtgggtagccatccccttctccagggcatcttcccaacccagggatcaaacctgggtttcccccattgcaggcagattctttaccctctgggcCACACTAGGTTTAGCCAAATCCACAGCCCCAGCCAGCCTCAGGCAGGAGCCAAGGGTGTCACCCCAGGACACGGTGAGGAGTTAGAGAAACCAGGTTCTTAGCCAAGAGACCTTGGGTTGGGTGTGTTCTGCTCATGCAAGACATGGGACAGGCTGATCCCTCCCAGGAAGAAGGGGGAAGTGTAAACACACTAGGGTTCCTAGGGGTTGGGAGGGGTGAGACCCAGTGGGTGCCGCTGCCCTAGATTTCCACCCAGCCACTACCGCTATCTCCACCAAGACACCCTCAgacccctctctgggcctccaccCTCCACGCCCTGGTTCTCAGGCACCCCTAGTGGCATTCAGTGTCAGACTCGGCCAATCGGagcaaaggccaaaaaaaaaaaaaaaaaaagcaagcagggCAATCAAGTCCTACACAGGCATTACCCTTGACTTTTGGATTTTCCAGGGGTCTGAATTATTCACACAGCTCCTCCCCGTCTCTTCCTAACAGAGAACGTGGACTGGGGCCTGGGCCTCACCCCAAAAGCCCAACCCCCCATCCATAGACACTTAAGGGGAAAGACAGAATGGTGTCCCCCCATTCAGGCTGGCTGGGGTCCAGGGATCCACCACTAACTCAGGCTCCCCCGATGGCCCCTTCTCCCCCTTCCAACTCTGTTCCACCCTGTTCACTTTGTGCAGCCATGGGTTTGGGGAAAGGGAAGCCCGTGGAGAGGTAGGGTACTAGGGGCCTAGCCTGTGTGAGGtatcctccccctccccgcctccctttcccagaatcaagcaAGGTGGATAGATcagagcccacccccaccccacagctcCTCCAATCACTCCTAGGCTTTCTCCTGGGAGGGGGCAGCAGCCAAGATTTCCAGGAACTGTTAGGAGGGGCCATGCAGAGGATCTGGCAAGTAGGGCCTCACGGCAGGCCAGGGGAGGGGAAGTGATGTCAAGGAGGTGGAGGGGACGGCCACCGGCCTACATGGCTCTGCTGCCTGCAGCACCCTCGGGCCCCCACCCTCAGACCTGCAGTGCCAGTCTGCTCAGACTTGGAAGTGCCTCTGGGGAAAAGCACGGCCTTATTTGCCTGTCACCCAGGGTCTGGAGAGGGAGCTGACAGCAGACAGGCCACCAGGCAATTAGTTAGAGAAGGGAGCCTGGGACAGGGCTGAGGTAGGGAGAGGGAAGTGAGAATGAGGGGCCTTTGGCTCTCCCTTCTTCCACCAAGTCTTAGGGTACCCTGACTTAGCTCTGGATCCCCCACCCACCAACTGCCTCCAGGTTCAGTCTGAGCTGGTAGTTTCCTCTCCGGTTGCCTAGTCCCCAAGGCCCCCCAATTCCCTGGAGCAGGTGACAGTGCAGATGGGGGGCTTTCAGACTTTTGCTCCACCCCAAGCCAGAGCGACCAACCCATCCTGACCCCGCCCTTCCTAACCTGAATCCCTCCAGTGGGTGCGAGGGGAGGCCCAAGATCAGGACCCACAGACAAGCACTCCCTGACACAGAAGGAGGGAGAAACACAGCCAGCCCCTCTGCATGACCTGACAACCCAGGTCCCAGCAGCTCAGACACCAGCAGATCAGGACCCCAAACACAAGCAGATGCTCCAGACCTGCACCCGGCAGCTGGGCCTGCGtgcagagggagaggaggtgcCCCCGGGACCCCACAGCACCGTGGCGCTCCCAACTTCCTCACAGGACATTTTTTTTGGACCTTTAGACCCATAagctctgggggagggggtgtttTGGGAGGGAGTCTGGGCGATCGCAGAAGAAAGTTTTGGGGGGAGAGTGCTAAGTCACTCTGAAAGAAACCACTGTCACTCCCACCCCCCCGCCCTGGAGGGGCCGCCGGGGATCTCCAAGCGGTACCTGAGCCCCCGGGGGCGGGGACGCCTGATGAGCCCCTGTTACCCCACGCCCGAGCCGCGCGCACCGCGGGTCATACTCACCAGGACCCGGTTAAACCTCTCCTCCAGCTCTCCGGCCGCGGGCATGGGCTGCTTGGGCGCCGCGGGCTGCTTGGGGGCCAACGCGGCGGGGCTCGCGGGCTGCTCCGCGCTGCCGGCCGCGTTCCCCATGGTGGTCCCCACCCAGTCGGCCAGGCGCCTCCAGCCTCGGAAATCCAGCTTTCCCGGGGAGGGCGGTCAAGGCTCCTGGCCTGGGGGGGCAAAATGGGCAGCGGCTCTCGGCGGCGGCGGGGGCTCGGCGACGCGGGCGCTCGGATCAGCGGCGCGCAGGGACCGGGGCGCTGCGTCCCATCGGGGCGGCCCCGTCCGAGGAGCCAGGCAGCGAGCtgcggggttgggggaggaagtCAGGCTGCAAGCCGCCGGGGCCAGAGGGCTGGGCCGGGGGCAGGAAGCTGCGGCGCGGGCTCCCCCCTCGGCGATCTTCTAACTTCTGCTGTCTCTCCCGGTGCGCGCAAACCGCATTTCGGCGCCGCCGCTACGCACCCAGCCCCAGGGGGgcgggctggagggagggggcgggcgcCGGGCGCCTGCCGGGGGTCCGCCGCAGCCATCGCGCTGCAGAGAGGGGGCTACCGACCCGCTTCACCTGCCGCAGAGGGGGCGGCGGGCGCCTCTTCACCTGCCGGAGCGGGAGCGACAGAAGCGAGGCAGAGGCGGCGGCGCGCTCGGCGGCGCCTCCGGGTCCTAGAACCGCAGGCTCCTGCTAGCTCGGAACCGGGGGTACCTGCGGGGTCTGGGTGAAGGGGGTCACAGCACGGGGGACGAAGGGGGCAATCCTCGGAGTTGAGGACCGCCAGCACCTACGTGGGCGGCTTGGAAACCCATGACGCGGCGGCGCTGGGGCGCAAGGGCTGCGTCCTTCTCTCTGGTTCCCGCCGAGGAAGGTGGGAACCCCCTTCCAGGCCCCCCACCCCttgtttctctccttctctgtttAGCCCAGGACCGAGCTGAAGACCAGAGGGAACCATCTGCAAATAAGAACCCCAAAGCAGGTGTGGGGGGCGCAGATCCAGGCCAGTGGAGACCCCCGCGACCTGTTCCACTCTGGACAGACTCTGCGCCCGTGCCAATATCCTCAGGGCTTTTAGAATGGAGGTGCCCGTGGaaaaaggcaggcaggcagagtcTGGAGACCATCAAGGCGGTCTCAAGGAGAAGCGCAGGGTTGGGGAACAGGAGGATTAAGGCCAGCATCCACGCTGGGAAAGAAGCAGGCACTGCGGAGAGGGGGGCGGAAATCTTGACGCTGTCACCTCCAGGGATCTAACTAAAGTGGCCTCTCACTCACCTTGGCGAATGAGAGACTCTGAAGTCTGGCAATTACAGCAGTACTTCCAGAGGTCTTCTTTCCGTCATCCTGACAATGACCAGGGAAGGTAGGTATTGATATCCTCATTTTAGAgggggaaattgaggctcaatgtgacttgcccaagggcCCACAGTTAATAAAGAGCAGAAACAGGCCTCCTTTCTGTCCACCTGCAAAATCTCCAGTGCCTTGGCCTGGCCTCCTACCGGCCCTCTCATTCAGGATGGACCAGAGGATAAGAGAGTGTTCGGAGGTGGAGGGTAGAACCCCAGGTCTGGGCACAATCTCCAGCCTGAATGTGAGGCTTTTCTCTTTCAGGGGTTCCTCCTTCTCCCCGTCTAATTTGTGGGGATCCTCAGTGGGTCCTTCCTTGCACTGTCAAGGCATTGAGGACCGAGGACCCACTAATGAACCCTGGCTTTTCTCTAGGCCAGGCAGGAGccatatatgtcccctcccctagagcttcctcttccttctgcccTCCTTCTCAGATTCAGAACCACTGAAGTTTAAGCAGGAGCTGGAAAATTTATCTAATCTTAAGGAAGGCCCTGGAATGAACCAGCCCCTTCCCCCAGGCTGACTCGATTTAAACCTCTCTTCTGCCAAGGTCACAAGCACCTCTGGTGGGTGAGAGATGTGATCACTTATTTCATGTCCCAGCCAGGGACCCATAAGGTCGGACAAAACAAGATATTCCTTGGGCGTGTTAAGAAGGTGACACTGCGCCCACTGCCCTCCGCTCCAACCAGAGCAAACCACAGTCTTGCCCTTGGGTCCTTGCCCTTGAGATTACCTAGgacctctctttttcttttcttcttccttccttcctctctttattTCACTCTGTCTCTCTATTTAAAGAATATAGTCCCCGATGTCTTCAGTGGCTCTCTTTCCATTTAACAAGTCTTTACTTAGCACTAGCTCTGTGCTGGGGACCGTGCTCACTCCTGAAGGTTCTGAGGCTGATGAGAAGAGTCTCTGTCCTCAGGCTGCTCACAGCCTAGCAAGGGAGGAACACACTGTCAACACATCTGGGAGAGTGGCTTGTGGGAGCTGTTTCCCGTAGCTGGAAATCCCATCAGGGTGGGGAGCCTCTAATGTAATAGTTGCCAGCCTGCGCTCTCAATCCCTAGGAGTGGTCAGGTCATTGCCAACCACTGCCCACCCAAGGCCTAATGGAAATAAGCCTGGGCTAAGCAGGACTTCTGGTGTGGAAAATGATCAGCCCAACAAACCTATATTAGCTCTCTCTCATGCTGATCAGAACTGTaaggtgccaaaaaaaaaaatttttttttaatcaattgttACCTAATACATTTGGTTTGCTTGGCAGGAAGTATCTTTCCTATGCGGTCCACAGAGGAGGAAATCCTAGAAAGGATGCTTGAAGTTTAGGACCAAAGCTTTGGTGGGTCTGTGCTTCCCCCTGCTGGGCACAGGAGGTATGACAGCCAAGACAGGGTGAGGCCTCCAGTGGTGATGGAGATGGAGTCACAGCATGGATGACATTTCTAAATTATTGTCGCCTTGTCACCTCCAATGGAATGATTGTGCAGCCTTTGGGCACACTTGGAGCTCAGGTGACTGAGCAGGTTTCCCCAGgaatctcctccctccccatccctgctcACCATTACTCAGTTGGTGCCTCATTTTTTCTAAGGTGATACATGTgcacagtttaaaagaaaagcaggtttAATGTGTCTTTCCAGAGATACTTTGGATATTTACAagcaatgcatgtgtgtgtgtgtgtgatagcaCACATTTCACACTGTTTGACACCTTGTTATTTTCACTTAATAACATTTCTGcctttggaacttccctggtgattcagtggtaaagaacgtgcctgccaacacagcagacacgggttcgatccctggtccaaaaggatcccacatgcaactaagTCCAAGCGCACCACAACTGCAGAGCCTACCCTCTAGAGCCTAGGAGTCCCAACTACTGAAtccatgtgcagcaactactgactCCTGCATACCCTCCATCCCGCCCATGCTGTGCAATAAGATAGTAGCCCCCACTcatagcaactagagaaaatgtgcctgcagcaacaaagacctaccacagccaaaaatgaaaagataaaattatttttaaataataattattttaaaaataaataaataaataataattattattttaattaattaatattataaaaataattatttaattattatttatttctgcctCTACAAAAGCTACCTAGGCTTTCGGCACACAGAATGTGTCACAAtttatttcactcttctcttcctAATGGTATTTAGCTTGTGTCAGCCTTTTGTTACTATAAACAATGGTGCCTATAGGCAAACATCTTTggtacatatatttatttgcacTTATGTGTGTATCTGTAAGACACATTTATAAATATGACATTGCAGGGTCAGAGGTTATATGCTTTTAAATGTCAGATAGATTTTCACTGAAATTTGGATAGATTTGAAATTGCCTTTCAAAAAGTCTGCACCAATTTGCAACCTCCAACAAGGAGTGAGATCACCTGTTTCAACCATCCTAACTAACAGGATATTTTCAGGCCTTTGGGATTAGTTTTgcggggtttttttttaatatttgtttatttgactgcaccaggtcttagttgcagcacgtgggaccttTAGTCATGGCATGGGAACACTTAGCGGCAACATGTGGgttctaattccctgaccagggatcaaacctgggccccataCACTGGGACcatggactcttagccactggaccaccaaggaagtcccagcctTTTGGTTTTTGATGAAGCCTCTTTGAAAGTCTTTGTGACAAAGCAGGTGatgatctttctctttctttaaggCAGAGACTGTCTCTTCTGGCCCGGTCTCCCCATCACAGgacttaaatattaaatgaaagaaaataagactgCATTTTGGTAGACCTAGAGAGgggagtcggagaaggcaatggcaccccactccagtactcttgcttgcaaaatcccatggatggaggagcctggtgggctgcagtccatggggtcgctaagagtcggacacgactgagcgacttcactttcacttctctctttcacgcattggagaaggaaatggcaacccactccagtgttcttgcctggagaatcccagggacgggggagcctggtgggctgccgtctatggggtcgcacagagtcggacatgactgaagcgacttagcagcagcagcagcagcagagaggggaGTAGAGGGTTAGGGTTAAGCATGAACCCTGTCCTTAAGGGTCACTCTTGTTTCCAGGCCCTGGTCAAGCCTCTGCCTCAAACCCAAAAGCCGTCctcttgagaattccctggcagtgggAAGAGTTAAgagtctgtgcttccattgcaggggggcatgggttcaatccctggttggggaaccaagatcccaaaAGCCAGGCAACTTGGCCAAAAAGCAAAAGCTTTCCTCTTGCAAGCACCTCCCAGATTTTAAGATCTGATATTGAAGCATTTCCTAGGCAGCTCTCACTCAGCTCTCTTATATCCCAGGGATGGGCCTCATCATCCCTGGGCTgcctaaaggaaataagccagATGTTCAGCAATTGAGGATCAGTTAAACCAGCaatccaatagaactttctgtgatggtGGACATgtccctgtgctgtccaatacAGTAGCTACTAACTACATGTCACCACTAAGTATTTGAAATGtgcaactgagaaaataaattgcaaaaacaagtaaattaaatttaaatttttaaaaagaaaagaaatttcactgttctctcttcccccctccctcccacaacaccgacagcttgtaggatcttggTTCAAAAACCAGGGACCGGGGATTGAATTTGTACTCTCCACTGTGAAAGttgcttggagtcctaaccactggaccaccagggaattcccagaaatgAATATCAAATTTCACTTCACTGCAATTAAGTTCAGTGtaaatagccacatgtagctaCTTTACTGAATGATGAAGGGTTAAATAAACGTATAAAGGTATATCCCCGTGACAGGAAACTATgccactataaaaaaaaaaagagagaatgccaGGTACTGATATGGAAAGATCTCCAGGATATATTTTGAAGCAAAAATATGGTGCAGAACAGTATATATAGTATGCTAACTTTTGTATAAGAAAGGGAGGTGAGAAGAAgaataaatgtttacatttgCTTGAATTTACATAGGGAACATAATAAAAGTGGTGACCTGTAAGATTCTGGGGAAACAGAGTGGATAAGGCAGAGGTGGGAGCAGGACTTTTcaatccatttctttttttttaatttttattttctttatttttgactgtactgggtcttcgttgctgcgttggcttttctctagttctggCGAGTGGGGCCTATTCTTCCTTGGGATGTGtggtcttctcattgtggtggcttctcttgttggagaacaccggctccagagcacaggttcaataattgtggttcatgggcttggttgctccgcaGTATGTaggatctccccagaccagggagtttaacccgtgtctcctgcattagcaggcagattctttaccactgagccaccacaatGCATTTCTTCCTATACgattttgatttttaaaccatATGCATTTATTACATCTTCACGAAGTTCAAGTAAATAAAAGCAAGTTGCTCGTTATCTAACTAAGGATGGGCTGCTCTATCCCTCTTGTCGTGTTCAAAACTGGCTGTGACTCAGATTCAGAATCTCAGGAGAGGTGGGATCAGGGATCTGTGTCTTTTAGGATCCACCAGGCAACaactgtggctcagtggtagagaatctacctgccaatgcagaagactcgggttcaatccctgggtcaggaagatcccctggaggaggaagtgacaacccactccaatattcttgcctgggaaatccaatggacggaggagcctggcgggctacagtccatggggttgcgaagagtcagacgcgactgagcaagcaactcaacagcaacaaAGGCAGCTGTCAGCAGCCACTGAACTATCTTTGTCAGCGCCTGCAGTGAGGAGGGGAGGCCAAGCACCAGGCACATGTCCCTTCCCTGGAGACTGCAGTGGTCACGATGTCTTCCGAGCACCAGCACGATGGCAGATGCAGGGGCAGGCGATTCCATGTGCCATTCAAAACTGAACAGCAGCCCTGCAAGGCAGACCTCTTTCTTTTCTGTGCTCTCTGAGCACAGTGTTCTCCTGAGTAACtgatttacccaaggtcacagaactggTAATGTCAGAGCTAAGATCTGAAACTGTCAGAAATCCCTGAGCCTGTTTTCTGGTCTTGAAAATCAGTGATAGGATTTCATAGaactattttgaatattaattaaaatttcaagtaAAGGGATAACATagaccttttaaatttttttatttatttgttttaaatttttttctgtgctggctcttcattgctgcacgtgggcctTCTAGAGTTGCAGCAATCGGGGGCTACTCTTGGTGTgggggcttctcagtgcagtggcttctcttgttgcagagcactggctttagGGTGTgagggctcggtagttgtggtgcccTGGCTCAGTTGTGCCacggcatgtagaatcttcccggaccagggatcaagcgcatgtcccctgcattggcagatggactcttaatccttggaccaccagggaagtccaacatagACTTTTATTTCCAGCAATAGGGTGGATTATATGTCCAGAGAAACCTTCCTCATATAAAACAACTAGAAATGCTAGATAAAAGATAactctgcgtgtgtgtgtatgttattttCAGTGCAAGGCTGAgctggcaagaaaagaaaaatccccaAAAGGCACAAATTGAAaaaggaacaagacaaaaccTGGGGTCTCATAAGGTAGGAGACTGGATCAGAGATGATCATCTGCCCCTTGCAAGAAGTCAAGGGTGCTGCAAAGGTGACATTCTTGGATAAACTTGATTTTAACAAATCCACCCTGCTGAGAGAGATGGACATGTGCTTGCCTCAATTTATCAAGACAATATAACCATTCTACAGTTGTATGCACATAATAATATAGCTtcaaatgctgaagctgaaactccaattctttggccacctgattcgaagagctgactcattggaaaagaccctgatgctgggaaagattgagggcaggaggagaaggggatgacagaggatgagaaggttggatggcatcaccgacgcaatggacatgagtttgagtaggctctgggaattggtgatggacagggaagcctggcctgctgcagtccatggggtcgcaaagagtcagacacgactgagggactgaactgaactgaactgaaaatcataaAGCAGAAAATAGAGGGATAGACAAGTCCATCAGTGTAAAGGGAGATTCAAATTACTTCCCTTTAGTATTGGTAGTtttggagtaggcaatggcaacctactccagtattcttgcctgggaaatcccatggacacaggagcctggtgggctacagtccatggggtctcaaagagtcagacatgactgagtgactaaatacagCACACAGCATTGGTAGTTAAAGCAGATAAAACATTCAGTAAAGATGTACAAGGTTTGAATAatacaattgactggttcaatctaATTGAATATTTTGAATACTCCAGTTGACTACTGGAGAACACACTATTGCTTTCAGTCACACATTTACAAAAGTGACCACATATCAGACCATAAGGCAAGTCTCCACCAGTTCAAAAAAAGCCATTCAGACTTCATTATCTGACAACAATATAATTCAATTGGGAATTGAATcaattgggaattccctggccatccagtggttaggattccccacttccattgcaggggtcctaattcctagttggggaactaagatcccacaaaccacagcaaccttaaaaaaaaaaaggaaatcagtaaTCAAAAGCAACATAAATAGAAAGACCGCTCCATGCaattgaaaatgttaaaatgCACTTCTAAATAGTTCATGGGTTGAGAACtcataaaagaaattagaaaatatctagGATTTCCtccgtggtccagtggttaagaagtcacctgtcaatgcagtccagtggttaagaagtcaCACCACTGCAtcgtgtgggttcagtccctggtcagggaagactcCATGTGCCTggagggcaactaagcccatgcgcccaCAACTACAGCAAGAGAAACAAACCACCACAGCGCGAAGCCCGCACACCGCGACAAAGAGTAGACCCCACACGCCACAGAGAAAACCctcacgcagcaacaaagattcagtgcagccaaaaataaataaataaataaatgtcaaaggAAATTAGAGAATATCTAGAATAGAATACCAAAAATATTAGGTATAAAGTTCTTAGCACATAATTCCCTAAAAATggaagtgaggaggaggaggaggatgaagaggcAGCAGTAGGTTGTGGGGCAGCGGGATGGTGTCTTGACTTGGCCATAGTCAGTCATGAGGTCAAAGGCGGAGGGGCAAATGGTGAAGGGCTGAGTTTGAAGGTAACCGCTGAGTCTGGGAAGGAAGGACCCAAAGGATGTTACAAACAATGACCCTGTGAGTTGGGGATTACTCTGGTGCCATTTTCCTAATGAGACCCCCGAGTCTGCTATCCACATAGGAGCCCAAGTCACCTAGTCAGAAAATGGCACCGCCAGGATACAGACCAAGTTGGCCCTTTCACTTCCATGGCACCCCTGAAGGGGCAGCTGAGCCGGGCGGGGATGAGCTTTTTGGTTAACGATAAATCTTAATCTCAGATCAAGCGTCTTAATCTCAGCAACGGTCTGCC
This portion of the Bubalus bubalis isolate 160015118507 breed Murrah chromosome 3, NDDB_SH_1, whole genome shotgun sequence genome encodes:
- the LOC123332574 gene encoding translation initiation factor IF-2, translated to MGSGSRRRRGLGDAGARISGAQGPGRCVPSGRPRPRSQAASCGVGGGSQAASRRGQRAGPGAGSCGAGSPLGDLLTSAVSPGARKPHFGAAATHPAPGGRAGGRGRAPGACRGSAAAIALQRGGYRPASPAAEGAAGASSPAGAGATEARQRRRRARRRLRVLEPQAPASSEPGPRTELKTRGNHLQIRTPKQVWGAQIQASGDPRDLFHSGQTLRPCQYPQGF